catTCCAACGTCTGATCACTCTTTCTGTACAAAATCTCCTCCTAATgcccagcctaaacctccctggTGCAGCTTATGTCCATAACCTCTCGTCCTGTTGCTTGTTGCCTGAAtagaaataatgtaaaaaaaaaagtgatccAGAAAAAGTAAGTCTTAAAGGTTGATTTGAATAAAACTTCGATGTTAAGACTTGCTCAAGGACGTACTGAAAACTCACTGAACTACGGTCCGTCCAACAGAAACGTGTTGCAGCCTTAAGAAGTCACGTACAATAAAAATAGGAGACGCCTGTAAAACATTCCATGTCATGACCGACAGACACAGGGCGAGATAAACCCAGAGCTGCGTGTCGGGGTCACTGGTGAGGCCTGAGGCTGCTCCTAGGGCACCGGGAGGGTGAGCGCGGGGGAAGGACCCTCGGGGCAGGGAGTGAAGGGGTTCCGGAGCCGGGCGCACCTGCACGCAGAGCTGGTAGCGCTTGAAGAGCTGTCCGCAGGGGTCGCCAGCGCTATCGCCCTTGAGGAACTTCTCGGCGAACCAGCGGTTGAAGCACTGGTCGTACTCGCGCTTCAGCTCCGTGCACGCCTCGCCCACGCTGTTCATCGCGGCGGCCGCGCCGGGACGGAactggccgggccgggcgcgcCGCCCAGTGACGCACATCCGGCGCGCCGCTGATGTCACGTGCCGGGCTGTGACGTCAGGCGGCGGAGGTGCGATGCGCGCGCTGTGTCTGGGGCGGTGGCTCCGCACCGGGAGGGTCCCGGTGAGCCGGTGCAGCGGGCACAGCGGGCACAGCGGGCACAGCGGGCACAGCGGGCAGCGGCCGCAGGGACCGCCGCAGGTACCGCCGCGCGGCCGCTCCGCCCCGCGTGAGGCGGCACAGCCGGAACACGATAAAACACCAATTAATTTCCCGAGAAGTTGACAGCAATCTGCGCGTCCCTACCATCTTGGcttggatttgatgatcttaaaggtcttttccagccttaacgATTTTAGGATTCTTCGTAAACTCCGGTTTTGACGTGTAACAAGTTTCTAATTAAAAGAAAGTAGCGCTATTAAACTTGTTAattttttgacctttttttgTCCGTATCGATGTTTTTGTACAGCAGAAAGTGTCGGTGGAAGTGCTGGACCACTTGGAGCACCTGGCCCTGGTGGATTTCCGGGATTCGGAGGGCGTGGAGCGGCTGCAGAAAGCGATCCAGTTTGCTGATCAGCTTCATGAAGTAAACACCGATGGCGTTGAACCGATGGATTCAGTGCTGGAGGACAGGTGGTGAATCACAGCAGCCTCCTTTATTTGTTAGTGCATCAAACTCTTTGCTTCTGTGgccttttttccctgggagtcATGATGCATGTGGCCCCTTTGCTCAAAATGTCTTCCTGTGCTTTTGTGTGGGAGAAAGTTGTCGTTGGCACGTGTAATTATTATGTGTGAGCAAAGCAAAGgtgaattttggttttttaatctgTCTTAATTGTCATGCTGCTCCCCAACTGCCTGCCAGTGACATTCTTGGGTGCTTCAAAACATTCCAGTGCTTGTCTCAGTGTTTAAGAGACCAAACCCAGATTTAGAGATAAGCCACCCTTCCTACTTCATATTCACAGAATAGCTTAAAGACAACCAGTAATCTTTGTCCTTCAGGTGTCTGTATCTCAGAGAAGATGATGTGACAGAAGGCAACTGCACcaaagagctgctggaaaatgccagagAGAAAGTAGAGGAGTATTTTGTAGCTCCACCAGGTACTGACTTGCTTACAAAAGTCTCTTAATCTCGCCTGAATTAACCTGAAGAAAATAACCTGCCATAGCTGCATTtactttcagaaatattaatcaGTAATAGGGAGTACTAAAAGAAATTACAGCAGCCATCTGTATAAAACTGTGTGCAATTTATTGGTCCTGAAGCAGTGCAGAGGCTGACCTGACTGAAGGTTCTGCACATGTCGAGAAATTCCTTACAGGAAGTCAGGACTTATTTTCCTGACTTTCTCAGGATATTTAGGCAGCCTGTACATGGAACAAACTGGAGAAACACTTCCATGCCAGGGTGTCCTGCTCACAAGGTAACTTACAGCTGGTCTCACACaacttggtttttgttttctctcaggTAACATCCCTTTACCAAAGCTGGAAGAATGAGAGACTTTTCTGCTGGGCTCTTAGTGACAGCCCAGAGCCCAAATGCcctt
This window of the Hirundo rustica isolate bHirRus1 chromosome 17, bHirRus1.pri.v3, whole genome shotgun sequence genome carries:
- the TRIAP1 gene encoding TP53-regulated inhibitor of apoptosis 1, which codes for MNSVGEACTELKREYDQCFNRWFAEKFLKGDSAGDPCGQLFKRYQLCVQKAIKEKDIPIEGLEFMGPSKGKTENSS
- the GATC gene encoding glutamyl-tRNA(Gln) amidotransferase subunit C, mitochondrial isoform X2 encodes the protein MRALCLGRWLRTGRVPQKVSVEVLDHLEHLALVDFRDSEGVERLQKAIQFADQLHEVNTDGVEPMDSVLEDRCLYLREDDVTEGNCTKELLENAREKVEEYFVAPPGNIPLPKLEE
- the GATC gene encoding glutamyl-tRNA(Gln) amidotransferase subunit C, mitochondrial isoform X1; amino-acid sequence: MRALCLGRWLRTGRVPVSRCSGHSGHSGHSGHSGQRPQGPPQQKVSVEVLDHLEHLALVDFRDSEGVERLQKAIQFADQLHEVNTDGVEPMDSVLEDRCLYLREDDVTEGNCTKELLENAREKVEEYFVAPPGNIPLPKLEE